From Coffea eugenioides isolate CCC68of unplaced genomic scaffold, Ceug_1.0 ScVebR1_1293;HRSCAF=2119, whole genome shotgun sequence:
CTCGGCCTCAGCTGGGAAACTGTCTTCAAATGTcgccccaacgaacaattgggccaaactagTTTCGATTCCGTCAACTGGGTTAATCTCTGATGTGATCACCTCGGTCGGTCGTGGAAAAGTATAATGCAGTGGTGGAATATCAAGGGCCCTTGGCCTGCCTTCTTTCTCTGCTCTCTTGCattccttcatttctttgatGTCTCTAGCGgttggtcggaaacccaaaccgaATGAATCCTTTTTCTCCACAATTTTCACTGGCTTCAGAATTCCTTGCAGATCACGTCCCAGCCCTTTATCAAACTCATATCCTCCGCGgatcatttccttagccatcatgacactggccttTGACAAAGCTCGTTCCTCTTTTGTTATCCAACTTACGGAGACGATATCAGCTGTGCTATGAGGGGTTACTATGGCGCTTCGGCTACCATCTTCTTTGGACCCAGAATCAGCAATCACGAGGCAATCCTCCTCGGCAAAGATAGTTATCAATTTGTCATTTACTATGAATTTCAACAATTGATGCAATGAAGAAGGCACAGCTCCGGACTTATGAATCCACGGCCTTCCAACCAAAACATTATAAACACTAGGAAAATGCATGACTTGGCAAGCTATCTGAAACTGTGCGGGCCCCATCTCGATGACTAAATCCACTTCTCCTATAGGTTCCCTTcgtgctccatcaaaacctctaACTATGGTCCCTGAGGGCCTCAGCTTGATATCTTGCAACCCTAGCTTTTCCAAGGTACTCCAAGGGCAGATATTAAGCGCAGATCCATTGTCAATCAACACCTTTGGCAAAATTTTCCCGTTGCAACTCACAGCTATGTACAGagccttgttatgtccaatgcctttTGCCGGTAATTCATCATCAGAGAAAgtaatttgttttgtaaataacaCACTCCCAACCACATGTGAGAAATTAGCAACCGAAATGTccttagggatttgagctttggTCAGCATTTCGAGCAACGCATCCCTATGCATATCCGAAGAAAAGAGCAGATCCAACATGGATATTTGGGCGGGCGACTTGCTTAGCTTCTCGACTACAATATATTCACTTCTTtggagccttttaagaaaatccaaggcTTCCTTCTCAGTAACTGTTGGTTTAGCAGGCAGCTCGGGGTTATTTACTTGAATCGGAACGGTAGCTCCAAACGGACTTGCAATCCTCCCAGATCTGGTGACCACTGACACCTCTTCTTTGGCAATTGACTTTTCTCCAATTTGTATGACAGGTTCATCGTAGTTCCACGGCACTCGCTGCAAACTCAAAACAGGCTCCTGCTCTGGGAATTCGATGACCACTGGCTCCAAAGCCTTGCTCTCAGCTAGAGtgagatccaaaataaaaggtCTTTTATCCTCCTCAAATGGCACCTCCATTATAAATggttggtctgtgaccccaaacacCTCAGCTTCCCTTGCCAATTTCTGGACTTGCTCCTCATACTCTGCGTCGTCCAGAATGACCCCAATGGTATTAGCGTGTTCAGGCAAGGGGTTCCTATTTATATTCGTCCCTTGTGCCTCCTTTTTCCTAATTACAATCTCTCTGgcttcaatcatatcttgaattcTATGCTTAAGAGCCTTGCAATCAACAGTCGAATGTCCGGGtgcccctgaatgataagcacagacagcttgTGGGTTATACCAAGCGGGCATGCCATATGGataggtaggagggggtaccataccaattttcccggcggccttCAATTGGTCTAGAGGCCTGCCTGAATTGGTAAATGTATGGTTAGGgggtcggttgtaaggttcaggaggttgaggatggctgtaaacaggtctatttgggGGAGGAAATCAtgggttatatggagggcgaggtcggttttggggtggatttggttgagagatttgaaaaggggctaaaggtgggttaggataacttgggcgaggtcgagggtgatggatattggtagtatatacatggtgcgggtttgaataataagggtaatgtggttggtaggttggattgtgttggtatcggggtTTGGGTGAAGGGTTCTGGTCCCAGATAAAAGTTgcatccccctctttctttttaaactgcGGCTTCTTTCCACTGCTTCCTTGCCCTTGCAAAGCTTCTACCTGTGATTTTAGGGCAGAGATGTTAACAATTTTTCCGGCtctcacaaaatcatcatactcTTCGAGTTTATTTACAATCGCAGCAAATGAACACCCGGTCATACGGAAGATTTCTTCGAAGTATGGAGGATCATGCGTCTTTATGAAagtgcgaataatttcatcttcGGTCATCGGAGGCTCAACCTTGGC
This genomic window contains:
- the LOC113755188 gene encoding uncharacterized protein LOC113755188 codes for the protein MVPPPTYPYGMPAWYNPQAVCAYHSGAPGHSTVDCKALKHRIQDMIEAREIVIRKKEAQGTNINRNPLPEHANTIGVILDDAEYEEQVQKLAREAEVFGVTDQPFIMEVPFEEDKRPFILDLTLAESKALEPVVIEFPEQEPVLSLQRVPWNYDEPVIQIGEKSIAKEEVSVVTRSGRIASPFGATVPIQVNNPELPAKPTVTEKEALDFLKRLQRSEYIVVEKLSKSPAQISMLDLLFSSDMHRDALLEMLTKAQIPKDISVANFSHVVGSVLFTKQITFSDDELPAKGIGHNKALYIAVSCNGKILPKVLIDNGSALNICPWSTLEKLGLQDIKLRPSGTIVRGFDGARREPIGEVDLVIEMGPAQFQIACQVMHFPSVYNVLVGRPWIHKSGAVPSSLHQLLKFIVNDKLITIFAEEDCLVIADSGSKEDGSRSAIVTPHSTADIVSVSWITKEERALSKASVMMAKEMIRGGYEFDKGLGRDLQGILKPVKIVEKKDSFGLGFRPTARDIKEMKECKRAEKEGRPRALDIPPLHYTFPRPTEVITSEINPVDGIETSLAQLFVGATFEDSFPAEAEFPDVPEGSISNWTAEFLPIRKEFR